A window of the Campylobacter massiliensis genome harbors these coding sequences:
- a CDS encoding pseudouridine synthase, which produces MQKSRLNKFISHNTSYSRREADELIKQGKVSVNGRVVSELATSVSEEDKVKINSRIVRLKKEFTVIVYHKQKGELVSKKDDRGRKTIYDSLDRQFAKFVSIGRLDYASEGLLLLTDAPAIATALMNSDVEREYYLKVKGEITPEVVTAMNEGFFAADATKGAHAKTAIKSMEFKPFLDYKIFGSSGGFTKLKVVINEGQNRELRRFFGYFDLEVMDLKRVSFGRVDLGMLKPGKWRYFESGEYEALRDFLKVNNVRY; this is translated from the coding sequence ATGCAAAAAAGCAGACTAAACAAATTTATATCGCATAACACGAGTTATTCGCGTAGAGAGGCTGACGAGCTAATAAAGCAGGGCAAAGTTAGCGTAAACGGCCGCGTCGTTAGCGAGCTGGCTACTAGCGTTAGCGAAGAGGATAAAGTAAAGATAAACAGCCGCATAGTAAGGCTAAAAAAAGAATTTACCGTGATCGTTTATCACAAACAAAAGGGCGAACTCGTTAGTAAAAAGGACGACCGCGGACGCAAAACGATCTATGATAGTTTGGATCGTCAGTTTGCAAAATTTGTTAGTATCGGGCGGCTTGACTACGCTAGCGAGGGGCTACTTTTGCTAACGGACGCTCCAGCAATCGCTACTGCGCTGATGAACAGCGACGTAGAGCGCGAATACTATCTAAAAGTAAAGGGCGAGATAACGCCTGAGGTGGTAACGGCGATGAACGAGGGTTTTTTTGCTGCGGACGCCACCAAGGGCGCGCATGCTAAAACTGCGATAAAATCGATGGAATTTAAGCCGTTTTTGGACTATAAAATTTTTGGCTCGAGCGGCGGCTTTACGAAGCTAAAAGTCGTGATAAACGAGGGACAAAACCGTGAGCTACGCCGCTTTTTTGGCTATTTCGACCTTGAGGTGATGGATCTAAAACGCGTTAGTTTCGGTCGCGTAGATCTTGGCATGCTAAAGCCCGGTAAATGGCGATATTTTGAAAGTGGCGAATACGAAGCGCTGAGGGATTTTTTGAAGGTTAATAACGTTAGATACTAG